One genomic region from Artemia franciscana chromosome 17, ASM3288406v1, whole genome shotgun sequence encodes:
- the LOC136037931 gene encoding WASH complex subunit 1-like, translating into MDKVSSQITLVPLNLRPEETLVQIQKSLKTLMSVSAAVSGEMNKRIQEVQTRVSHISKRVDSAQTVVNHLLTINNKAIKIFSSASYPVEQNDPFGFTTLNHVVKSYPAEEERYVIRKPYSPVDEKRLREKLNFYHVDVGERQNDPSVRNNKNNEFRSISQLLFYLSSKTRFSKDSLDHSDMVTSLDWRSSEKELNASAPLLGDAPPSIKRRGGLRKIQAGNLYYQPQVTIAMFLSVSFKIPPPPFQRFDLET; encoded by the exons ATGGACAAAGTTTCAAGTCAAATAACATTGGTGCCTTTAAATTTGAGGCCAGAAGAAACACTTgtacaaatacaaaaatctttaaaaactttaatgtCAGTTTCGGCAGCTGTATCTGgagaaatgaataaaagaatTCAGGAAGTTCAAACAAGGGTATCTCACATTTCAAAGAGGGTTGATTCAGCTCAAACGGTTGTGAATCATTTACTCACAATCAACAATAAAGCAATTAAG atattTTCAAGTGCATCATACCCAGTTGAGCAAAATGATCCCTTTGGATTCACTACGTTGAATCATGTTGTAAAATCTTATCCCGCTGAAGAAGAAAGATATGTTATTAGAAAGCCATATTCTCCAGTGGATGAAAAAAGATTAAGA gaaaagttaaacttttacCATGTCGACGTTGGAGAAAGACAGAATGATCCGTCTGTGAGGAATAACAAGAATAATGAATTTCGGTCCATTTCACAGCTTCTCTTTTACCTTTCAAGCAAAACCAG GTTTTCTAAAGATTCCTTGGACCATAGTGATATGGTTACATCCCTTGACTGGCGATCATCTGAAAAAGAGCTAAATGCCTCAGCACCTCTCCTAGGTGATGCCCCGCCCTCAATAAAGAGGAGAGGTGGTCTAAGGAAAATTCAAGCTGGAAATCTATACTACCAACCACAGGTGACTATTGCCATGTTTTTGTCCGTGTCGTTCaagataccccctcccccttttcaAAGATTTGACCTTGAGACTTGA